Proteins co-encoded in one Fusarium fujikuroi IMI 58289 draft genome, chromosome FFUJ_chr06 genomic window:
- a CDS encoding probable alpha-N-arabinofuranosidase / alpha-L-arabinofuranosidase: MAPLITNVYSADPSAHVFNGKIYVYPSHDRETDIKFNDNGDQYDMADYHVFSTESLDPPAEVVDHGVVLKTEDIPWVSKQLWAPDAAEKNGKFYLYFPARDKQGIFRIGVAVGDKPEGPFTPDPEPIKGSYSIDPASFVDEDGQAYLYFGGLWGGQLQCYQKGNDIFDPEWQGPKEVSGEGVPAQGPRVAKLTEDMHQFADEVKEIQILDPETGKPILGDDHDRRFFEAAWMHKRNGKYYFSYSTGDTHFLCFATGDSPYGPFTYGGRILEPVLGWTTHHSIVEFKGKTYLFYHDCELSKGVDHLRSVKAKEIFYDDDGKIITTTAD; encoded by the coding sequence ATGGCgcctctcatcaccaacgtcTACAGTGCCGACCCTTCGGCGCATGTTTTCAATGGCAAGATCTACGTCTATCCTTCTCACGACCGTGAGACCGATATCAAGTTCAACGACAATGGCGATCAGTATGACATGGCTGATTACCATGTCTTCAGCACTGAGAGCCTCGACCCACCAGCTGAGGTCGTTGACCACGGTGTTGTTCTCAAGACAGAAGACATCCCCTGGGTTTCCAAGCAACTCTGGGCTCCCGATGCCGCTGAAAAGAACGGAAAATTCTACCTATACTTCCCCGCCAGAGATAAGCAGGGAATCTTCCGCATCGGTGTTGCCGTCGGTGATAAGCCTGAGGGACCTTTCACTCCCGACCCAGAGCCCATCAAGGGAAGCTACAGTATTGACCCTGCAAGCTTCGTAGACGAGGATGGACAAGCGTACCTGTACTTCGGAGGTCTTTGGGGTGGACAGTTGCAATGCTACCAAAAGGGTAACGATATCTTTGACCCCGAATGGCAGGGCCCTAAGGAGGTCAGCGGCGAGGGTGTTCCCGCCCAAGGACCAAGAGTAGCCAAGCTCACTGAGGACATGCACCAATTCGCCGATGAAGTCAAGGAGATCCAGATCCTTGATCCTGAGACTGGCAAGCCTATTCTGGGGGATGACCATGACCGACGTTTCTTTGAGGCTGCGTGGATGCACAAGAGGAATGGAAAGTACTACTTCTCGTACTCAACAGGCGACACACACTTCCTGTGCTTCGCTACTGGAGACAGCCCATACGGACCTTTCACGTACGGTGGACGTATCTTGGAGCCTGTGCTGGGATGGACAACACATCACTCTATTGTTGAGTTCAAGGGCAAGACATATCTCTTCTACCACGACTGCGAGTTAAGCAAGGGTGTGGATCACTTGAGAtctgtcaaggccaaggagatcttctatgacgatgatggtaaGATCATTACCACTACAGCTGATTAG
- a CDS encoding related to response regulator Mcs4, whose protein sequence is MGATDIASRLRAKFTKRRHSTAGSQASSSRSITDTTSSSFGSRHLWDRDRSRARDGDGDHSSQRAVSNSRGTVSSRRGMTATPDGSHRQREDGDDVAKLEGSREVSEAAKSSSNSNSNSNSESPAKSSSEIGAEAAVPPANDNSTAPDTTSEPLKQPPSPPIDQQSLDDLDEEPDTTATSSSDQLPPHSDLHPPQPHPRLHFNQPPLLSPSLHPSEQPSPSRLRQASSNLDRIHEDSQDSEPPSPTARPRKVASLELDAGSELAGHNDDDVLSLDQAPNSPKSAVFAPLAAATSTTFVAPSPGLPQAGTPGSPSRPAPPPRRQSLLSNRQTTLINTLLSPSLNEPGYSQNTTYAPINGNMVTRKIWVKRPHASPTLVTVNEDDLVDDVRDMILRKYSNSLGRSFDSPDINIRIIPRDQHSERILNPEEPMGRTLDAYYPGGQTVEEALVIDIPRRPPKASPRPVVPAYVGNIYYSEDGRPTETSDGYFPSVAAHPGAVGSPHLPVAVPTHVNPQAPHSIAVLGTGHIPPIPSPGRSRAYRERPDRPRLGRTHTSSPTLIANGSAVSLAAAAAANHANHGTQHFNPRLPHSRTHSNSSDQPGMPPAAPPLPTPPAPETSAVRVSTPPVRPISPRPTAKIKKSKKAEHPSLPPGMLNGGVPPINVLIVEDNPINLKLLEAFVKRLKVRWSTAMNGRDAVKKWRSGGFHLVLMDIQLPVMNGLEATREIRRLERVNSIGVFSSSPDGVVTTENPDELDDKDRLQNPSLFKSPVIIVALTASSLQSDRHEALAAGCNDFLTKPVNFVWLERKVMEWGCMQALIDFDGWRKWKEISQEAEETAAAKKAAVAAAKAKSKKNRLSMTKPG, encoded by the exons ATGGGAGCTACTGATATCGCCTCGCGCCTTCGAGCCAAGTTCACCAAAAGGCGACACTCGACGGCGGGTTCACAGGCATCTTCCAGTCGGAGCATTACCGACACCACCTCGTCGTCGTTCGGGAGTCGTCACTTATGGGATCGCGATCGTTCTCGAGCTCGTGACGGAGATGGGGACCATTCATCTCAGCGGGCCGTGAGCAATTCGAGGGGCACCGTGAGTAGCCGGCGTGGCATGACAGCGACGCCTGATGGTTCGCATCGACAgcgagaagatggcgatgatgttgcAAAGCTCGAGGGTTCTCGGGAGGTTTCAGAAGCAGCAAAGTCGAgctcaaactcaaactcaaatTCAAATTCAGAGTCCCCAGCCAAGAGTTCCTCGGAAATAGGTGCTGAAGCAGCGGTCCCACCCGCTAACGACAATTCCACAGCACCCGACACCACGAGCGAGCCACTGAAACAGCCGCCGTCTCCGCCTATAGATCAGCAGAGCCTCGATGACCTGGATGAAGAGCCTGATACAACCGCCACTAGCTCTAGCGACCAGCTCCCGCCCCATAGCGATCTGCACCCACCACAACCTCATCCAAGACTTCACTTCAATCAACCACCGCTGCTCTCTCCCTCACTTCATCCTTCGGAACAGCCTTCACCATCGCGTCTGCGCCAGGCAAGCTCCAATCTCGACCGTATCCACGAAGACTCCCAGGACTCAGAACCCCCATCACCTACTGCGCGCCCAAGAAAGGTCGCAAGTCTTGAGTTGGACGCTGGTTCTGAGCTTGCTGGTCACAATGACGACGACGTGTTGAGTCTTGACCAAGCTCCCAACTCCCCAAAGTCTGCCGTCTTTGCGCCCCTGGCGGCAGCAACCTCGACGACATTTGTCGCACCGTCTCCTGGCCTTCCACAAGCTGGGACCCCTGGCTCTCCGTCACGACCAGCCCCGCCGCCCAGACGACAAAGCTTGCTATCGAATCGCCAGACGACATTGATCAACACGCTCCTTTCACCATCCTTGAACGAACCCGGATACAGCCAGAACACCACATACGCGCCTATTAACGGAAATATGGTGACCAGAAAGATATGGGTCAAGCGACCTCATGCCTCGCCGACCCTCGTTACCGTCAACGAAGACGACCTGGTCGATGATGTCCGCGATATGATTCTACGTAAATACTCAAACTCACTCGGCCGAAGCTTCGACTCTCCAGACATTAACATACGCATTATTCCTCGCGATCAACATTCAGAACGTATCCTCAACCCTGAGGAGCCAATGGGCCGGACTCTCGATGCTTATTATCCAGGTGGACAAACCGTCGAAGAAGCTCTAGTAATTGACATTCCAAGGCGTCCGCCTAAAGCTTCCCCGCGCCCTGTCGTTCCCGCATATGTTGGGAACATCTACTACAGCGAGGATGGCCGGCCTACGGAAACAAGTGATGGCTACTTCCCTTCGGTCGCCGCCCATCCTGGCGCTGTCGGCTCACCACATCTTCCAGTCGCAGTTCCGACGCATGTTAATCCTCAGGCCCCGCACTCAATCGCAGTATTAGGGACTGGCCATATTCCACCTATTCCGTCGCCTGGTAGATCGCGCGCATATCGCGAACGTCCGGATCGTCCCAGATTAGGCCGCACTCATACATCGTCGCCAACACTGATTGCTAATGGCTCTGCCGTGTCACtggccgccgccgccgccgcgaATCATGCGAACCACGGTACGCAGCACTTCAACCCGAGGCTACCGCATTCACGAACTCATTCAAACTCTTCAGATCAACCTGGTATGCCAcctgctgctcctcctctACCGACGCCTCCCGCTCCCGAAACTTCGGCAGTACGTGTATCGACACCTCCAGTCAGGCCAATTTCACCTCGACCTACGGCGAAAATCAAGAAGAGTAAGAAGGCCGAACATCCTAGTTTACCGCCGGGCATGCTCAATGGCGGCGTGCCTCCTATCAATGTCCTGATTGTGGAAGATAACCCTATCAACTTGAAACTCTTGGAAGCTTTTGTGAAGCGCCTCAAGGTGCGATGGTCAACCGCCATGAATGGACGGGATGCTGTAAAGAAGTGGAGGAGTGGCGGATTTCATTTGGTTCTGATGGATATCCAACTTCCAGTCATGAACGGTCTTGAAGCGACTCGTGAAATCCGAAGATTAGAAAGAGTCAACTCGATTGgtgtcttttcatcatcccCCGATGGTGTGGTTACGACGGAAAACCCCGACGAGCTCGACGACAAAGACCGCCTGCAGAATCCTTCCTTGTTCAAGAGTCCTGTGATTATCGTTGCTTTGACTGCTAGCTCCTTACAGAGTGACCGACACGAAGCTCTAGCCGCTGGCTGTAACGACTTTTTGACCAAG CCCGTCAATTTTGTCTGGCTAGAGCGCAAGGTAATGGAATGGGGTTGCATGCAGGCCCTCATCGACTTTGACGGCTGGCGCAAGTGGAAGGAgatttctcaagaagctgaggagaccGCCGCTGCTAAGAAGGCAGCAGTCGCAGCAGCCAAAGCTAAATCAAAGAAGAACCGCCTCTCGATGACCAAGCCCGGTTGA